The following proteins come from a genomic window of Pseudomonas cichorii:
- the dacB gene encoding D-alanyl-D-alanine carboxypeptidase/D-alanyl-D-alanine endopeptidase, producing MIKSLRPLLLASFLLPLALPVHAAVINTTLPPKVQQALKASKLNDNALSVVMLPLNGPGTPTVFNADVSVNPASTMKLITTYAALEILGPTHQWRTEFFTDGTLSNGVLQGNLYLKGGGDPKLNMEKLWLLMRDLRANGVQQVTGDLVLDRSHFVQPQLPEFNDDGNDDNKPFLVKPDSLMVNLKALRFVTRNDDGKIRISVEPPIASIRVDNQVKALASRQCTGDVRYNPVPQPDGSVNVTVSGQLGNGCNSQTYLSLLDHPTYAAGAVRAIWQELGGSILGKDRVDVVPGNAKLLAKAFSPDVVEVIRDINKYSNNTMAQQLFLSLGQEFRNDADGDDAKAAQRVIRQWLAKKGITAPHLVMENGSGLSRAERVSAREMAIILQAAWRSPYAAEFMSSMPLVGMDGTMRKRLKRTPLLGEAHIKTGTLNTVRAIAGFSRDSNGNTWAVVAILNDPRPFGASSILDEVLVDLYRQPKLNNSTVSILQP from the coding sequence ATGATCAAATCTTTGCGTCCACTGCTTCTCGCCTCTTTTCTCCTGCCTCTGGCACTTCCTGTACATGCAGCCGTCATCAATACCACTCTTCCCCCCAAGGTCCAGCAAGCCCTCAAGGCCAGCAAGCTCAACGACAACGCATTGTCGGTAGTGATGCTGCCGCTTAACGGTCCTGGCACCCCGACAGTCTTCAATGCCGATGTTTCCGTGAACCCGGCATCGACCATGAAGCTGATCACCACCTATGCCGCGCTGGAAATCCTCGGCCCGACTCACCAGTGGCGAACCGAATTCTTCACAGACGGCACCCTGAGCAATGGCGTTCTGCAAGGCAACCTGTACCTCAAGGGCGGCGGCGATCCCAAGCTCAACATGGAAAAGCTCTGGTTGCTGATGCGTGACCTGCGCGCCAATGGCGTACAGCAGGTGACGGGCGATCTGGTGCTGGACCGCAGTCATTTCGTGCAGCCACAGTTGCCCGAGTTCAATGATGACGGCAATGACGATAACAAGCCGTTTCTGGTCAAGCCCGACTCGCTGATGGTCAACCTCAAGGCCTTGCGCTTCGTCACCCGTAACGATGACGGCAAGATCCGCATTTCTGTCGAGCCGCCCATTGCAAGCATCCGTGTCGACAACCAGGTCAAAGCGCTGGCGTCCAGGCAATGCACTGGCGATGTACGCTACAACCCGGTGCCACAACCTGATGGCAGCGTCAATGTGACGGTCAGTGGTCAGTTGGGCAATGGTTGTAACTCCCAGACCTACCTTTCGCTGCTCGACCACCCGACCTACGCTGCTGGTGCGGTACGGGCCATCTGGCAGGAACTGGGCGGCAGCATTCTGGGCAAGGATCGTGTCGATGTCGTGCCGGGCAACGCCAAGCTGTTGGCCAAGGCTTTCTCGCCGGACGTGGTTGAAGTGATCCGCGACATCAACAAATACAGCAACAACACCATGGCTCAACAACTGTTCCTGAGCCTGGGACAAGAGTTTCGTAATGATGCAGACGGCGATGACGCAAAGGCCGCGCAGCGGGTGATCCGTCAGTGGCTGGCGAAAAAAGGCATTACCGCACCGCATCTGGTCATGGAGAACGGCTCGGGCCTGTCCCGTGCCGAGCGCGTCAGCGCCCGTGAAATGGCAATCATCCTGCAGGCCGCATGGCGCAGCCCGTACGCTGCCGAGTTCATGAGTTCAATGCCTCTGGTGGGCATGGACGGCACCATGCGCAAGCGCCTGAAACGCACGCCACTGCTGGGCGAAGCTCACATCAAGACCGGCACGCTGAATACTGTGCGGGCCATTGCCGGTTTCAGCCGTGACAGCAATGGCAATACCTGGGCGGTGGTGGCGATTCTCAACGACCCACGTCCGTTTGGTGCGTCATCGATTCTGGACGAGGTGCTGGTGGATCTGTATCGCCAACCGAAACTTAACAACAGTACGGTTTCCATCCTGCAGCCCTGA
- the rlmKL gene encoding bifunctional 23S rRNA (guanine(2069)-N(7))-methyltransferase RlmK/23S rRNA (guanine(2445)-N(2))-methyltransferase RlmL has protein sequence MSDRYELFLTCPKGLEGLLAEEATALGLQETREHTSAIRGTADMETAYRLCLWSRLANRVLLVLKRFPMKNADDLYEGVLHVDWQDHLEADGTVAVEFSGHGSGIDNTHFGALKVKDAIVDKLRTSDGLRPSVDKINPDLRVHLRLDRGEAILSLDLSGHSLHQRGYRLQQGAAPLKENLAAAILIRSGWPRIAAEGGALADPMCGVGTFLVEAGMIAADIAPNLKRERWGFSAWLGHVPALWRKLHDEALARAQAGLARPPLWIRGYEADPRLIQPGRNNIERAGLSDWIKVYQGEVATFEPRPDQNQKGLVICNPPYGERLGDEASLLYLYQNLGERLRQACLNWEAAVFTGAPDLGKRMGIRSHKQYSFWNGALPCKLLLIKVLPDQFVTGERRTPEQRQIERETQVEEPVERKLNKNGNPIKPAPVVVEQARLSEGGQMFANRLQKNLKQMSKWVRREGIDCYRVYDADMPEYSLAIDLYHDWVHVQEYAAPKSVDPEKASARLFDALAAIPQALNIDKSRVVIKRRERQSGTKQYERQSAQGQFQEVSEGGVKLLVNLTDYLDTGLFLDHRPMRMRIQREAAGKRFLNLFSYTATASVHAAKGGARSTTSVDLSKTYLDWARRNLSLNGFSDKNRLEQGDVMAWLQACREEYDLIFIDPPTFSNSKRMEGIFDVQRDQVELIDLAMARLAPGGVLYFSNNFRKFALDENLAQRYAVEEITAQTIDQDFARNSKIHRAWKITTRVN, from the coding sequence ATGTCGGATCGCTACGAACTTTTCCTCACTTGCCCCAAAGGCCTCGAAGGCCTGCTTGCCGAGGAAGCCACTGCGCTTGGCCTTCAGGAAACACGCGAACACACCTCAGCCATCCGCGGTACGGCCGACATGGAAACCGCCTATCGGCTGTGCCTGTGGTCCCGCCTGGCGAACCGGGTGCTGCTGGTACTCAAGCGTTTTCCGATGAAAAATGCCGACGACCTTTACGAAGGCGTACTGCATGTCGACTGGCAGGATCATCTGGAAGCCGATGGCACCGTGGCTGTGGAATTCAGTGGTCATGGTTCGGGCATCGACAACACCCATTTCGGTGCGTTGAAGGTCAAGGACGCGATCGTCGACAAGCTGCGCACTTCCGATGGCCTGCGTCCTTCAGTGGACAAGATCAATCCTGACCTGCGGGTGCACCTGCGTCTGGACCGTGGCGAGGCCATCCTGTCCCTGGACCTGTCCGGCCACAGCCTGCATCAGCGTGGTTATCGACTGCAGCAGGGCGCCGCTCCGCTCAAGGAAAACCTGGCAGCGGCGATCCTGATCCGCTCCGGCTGGCCACGCATTGCTGCCGAAGGTGGCGCGCTGGCTGACCCCATGTGTGGTGTCGGCACTTTCCTGGTGGAAGCCGGCATGATCGCCGCCGATATCGCGCCCAACCTCAAGCGCGAGCGTTGGGGGTTCTCGGCCTGGCTCGGCCACGTCCCGGCGCTGTGGCGCAAGCTGCACGATGAAGCTCTGGCGCGTGCTCAGGCAGGCCTGGCCAGGCCGCCGCTGTGGATTCGTGGCTATGAAGCCGATCCGCGTCTCATCCAGCCGGGTCGCAACAACATCGAGCGGGCAGGCTTGAGCGACTGGATCAAGGTTTATCAGGGCGAAGTGGCGACGTTCGAGCCGCGTCCGGATCAGAACCAGAAAGGTCTGGTGATCTGTAACCCTCCCTACGGTGAGCGCCTGGGCGACGAGGCGAGTCTGCTGTATCTCTATCAGAATCTGGGTGAGCGCCTGCGTCAGGCGTGTCTCAACTGGGAAGCGGCAGTGTTCACCGGCGCGCCTGATCTGGGCAAGCGCATGGGTATTCGCAGCCACAAGCAGTATTCCTTCTGGAACGGCGCCTTGCCTTGCAAGCTGTTGCTCATCAAGGTCCTGCCGGATCAGTTCGTCACCGGCGAGCGTCGTACGCCCGAGCAGCGCCAGATCGAGCGCGAGACACAGGTTGAAGAGCCGGTCGAAAGAAAGCTCAACAAGAATGGCAATCCGATCAAGCCGGCTCCGGTTGTGGTCGAGCAGGCACGCTTGAGCGAAGGCGGGCAGATGTTCGCCAATCGTCTGCAAAAGAACCTCAAGCAGATGAGCAAATGGGTGCGTCGCGAAGGCATCGACTGCTATCGCGTGTACGACGCCGACATGCCCGAATATTCCCTGGCCATCGATCTGTACCATGACTGGGTTCACGTTCAGGAATATGCCGCGCCTAAATCCGTCGACCCGGAAAAAGCCTCGGCACGTCTGTTCGATGCACTGGCAGCGATTCCTCAGGCCTTGAACATCGACAAGAGCCGTGTAGTGATCAAGCGTCGCGAGCGTCAGAGCGGCACCAAGCAATATGAGCGTCAAAGTGCTCAGGGTCAGTTCCAGGAAGTCAGCGAAGGCGGGGTCAAGCTGCTGGTTAACCTGACCGATTATCTGGATACCGGTCTGTTTCTCGATCATCGACCGATGCGCATGCGCATTCAGCGCGAGGCTGCGGGCAAACGCTTCCTCAACCTGTTTTCCTACACGGCCACGGCCAGCGTTCACGCTGCCAAGGGCGGGGCGCGCAGTACCACCAGTGTCGACCTTTCCAAGACTTACCTGGACTGGGCGCGGCGTAATCTGTCGCTCAATGGTTTCTCCGACAAGAACCGTCTGGAGCAGGGCGATGTGATGGCCTGGCTGCAGGCATGCCGTGAAGAGTACGACCTGATCTTCATCGATCCGCCAACGTTCTCGAACTCCAAGCGTATGGAAGGGATCTTCGATGTGCAGCGCGATCAGGTCGAGTTGATCGATCTGGCCATGGCACGTCTGGCACCGGGTGGCGTGCTGTATTTTTCGAACAACTTCCGCAAGTTTGCGCTGGACGAGAATCTTGCCCAGCGCTATGCGGTCGAAGAAATCACCGCCCAGACCATTGATCAGGATTTTGCGCGCAACAGCAAGATCCACCGTGCCTGGAAGATCACGACGCGCGTGAACTGA
- a CDS encoding quinone-dependent dihydroorotate dehydrogenase, with product MYNLARQLLFKLSPETSHDLSLDLIGAGGRLGLNGLLSKAPAKLPVTVMGLEFPNPVGLAAGLDKNGAAIDGFAQLGFGFVEIGTVTPRPQPGNPKPRIFRLPDAEAIINRMGFNNLGVDNLVSRVQAAKYKGILGINIGKNFDTPVERAVDDYLICLDKVYAHASYVTVNVSSPNTPGLRSLQFGDSLKQLLEALSLRQQELTQLHGKRVPLAIKIAPDMTDEETVLVATALIESGMDAVIATNTTLSREGVEGLAHADEAGGLSGAPVREKSTHTVKVLAGELAGRMPIIAAGGITEGRHAAEKIAAGASLVQVYSGFIYKGPALIRESVDAIAAMPRG from the coding sequence ATGTATAACCTGGCCCGCCAGTTACTCTTCAAACTTTCCCCGGAAACCTCCCACGACCTGTCGCTGGACTTGATCGGTGCCGGTGGTCGGCTGGGCCTCAATGGCCTGTTGAGCAAGGCGCCTGCGAAGTTGCCGGTCACGGTCATGGGGCTGGAGTTTCCGAATCCGGTAGGGCTGGCAGCCGGGCTGGACAAGAACGGTGCGGCCATCGACGGTTTTGCGCAGTTGGGTTTTGGCTTTGTCGAGATCGGCACCGTGACGCCGCGTCCACAGCCGGGCAATCCCAAACCGCGTATTTTCCGCCTGCCCGATGCCGAAGCGATCATCAACCGCATGGGTTTCAACAACCTTGGCGTGGACAACCTCGTTTCCCGGGTTCAGGCCGCGAAATACAAGGGCATCCTGGGCATCAATATCGGCAAGAACTTCGATACGCCTGTGGAACGCGCTGTCGATGACTACCTGATCTGTCTGGACAAGGTCTATGCCCACGCCAGTTATGTCACCGTCAATGTCAGCTCGCCCAATACGCCAGGCCTGCGCAGCCTGCAGTTTGGCGACTCCCTCAAGCAATTGCTGGAGGCGTTGAGCCTGCGTCAGCAGGAACTGACGCAATTGCATGGCAAGCGTGTGCCGCTGGCGATCAAGATCGCGCCTGACATGACCGACGAAGAAACCGTGCTGGTTGCTACGGCCCTGATCGAGTCCGGCATGGATGCGGTCATCGCCACCAACACCACGCTCAGCCGCGAAGGTGTCGAAGGTCTGGCTCATGCTGACGAAGCAGGCGGTCTGTCCGGTGCGCCCGTCCGGGAGAAGAGCACTCATACCGTCAAGGTGCTGGCTGGCGAGCTGGCAGGGCGTATGCCGATCATTGCGGCAGGTGGTATCACCGAAGGCCGGCATGCCGCCGAGAAAATTGCTGCCGGTGCGAGTCTGGTGCAGGTGTATTCGGGGTTCATCTACAAGGGGCCGGCGCTTATCCGTGAATCGGTGGATGCGATTGCGGCCATGCCTCGCGGCTGA
- a CDS encoding sensor domain-containing diguanylate cyclase, whose protein sequence is MAAKQFRPRILGFISEQASAWLVAALAFAAGAALTVMLALANLELYQRQLRQRFDLLAGERFSRIQERLDGQVKRLDTLRRFFLYSNEITRTEYEGFVGPMLVGTQAYTWTPHVTQVQRATFEESVRQAGVKDFAIRELDGNGVLKTAEVRDEYFPVVFIQTLSKKPPPLGFDVNSEQIRHLSIERSRLRGSIVATPRVDLVSLSKTDTRGVLLMAPVYSPVAAIDAPTPVLRGFVMAIISLDQMMNEGLPSQDNLAMSMLDLSSAGEPDLLYRSAGVAAESDLHLSTLLSMGDRDYLLEVRPTDAFMLSSPPMAGSLALLGGLLSLMLSALLYSLVSQRQRALHMVEQRTRELRQREQQLRVTHGQLRNVLNSATEVAIIATDLNGVITTFNVGAQKMLGYTDEEVLGTFKLKDLHRLSELEAHAKGLSELHGRPITAAQAMFVDATQEGSHPSREWTFLRRDGSTLVVNMLITAVRDDQEQWIGYLAVCLDITEHKRVYEALEARDQLLKKLSSQVPGGIYQYRQDADGSSRFTYASVGMCELFELTEEELLKDAEVLLRRTHPADIVRLRDSIRISAEQSSPWSEEYRIELPRKGLRWVRGAATLERLPDGSVLWHGFISDISDLKRVEQELRALSVTDVLTGAYNRRYFQDRLQSELARINRHGGYLSVIMLDIDHFKRFNDKYGHAVGDSVLQAISKKISQRLRCDDVFCRIGGEEFVVLCPGAQAPQAYQLALGLREALRSKPLDTVGQVTASFGIASWRPGESVDALLLRADSGVYAAKLAGRDRVEPELD, encoded by the coding sequence ATGGCGGCGAAACAGTTCCGGCCCAGAATTCTGGGATTCATCAGTGAACAGGCCTCTGCATGGTTGGTTGCGGCGCTGGCTTTTGCCGCCGGCGCCGCACTCACCGTGATGCTGGCACTGGCGAACCTGGAGCTGTATCAACGCCAGTTACGCCAGCGTTTCGACCTTCTGGCAGGTGAGCGTTTCAGCCGTATCCAGGAGCGGCTGGATGGTCAGGTCAAAAGACTTGATACCCTGCGTCGCTTCTTTCTCTATTCCAATGAGATCACGCGTACCGAGTACGAGGGTTTTGTCGGCCCTATGCTGGTAGGCACCCAGGCTTACACATGGACGCCTCACGTCACCCAGGTTCAGCGTGCGACCTTTGAAGAAAGCGTCCGTCAGGCTGGAGTCAAGGATTTCGCCATACGAGAGCTTGACGGGAATGGCGTGCTGAAAACAGCCGAAGTGCGCGACGAGTACTTTCCTGTCGTGTTTATCCAGACCCTCAGTAAAAAACCTCCGCCTCTGGGCTTTGATGTGAACTCCGAGCAGATCCGGCACTTGTCCATCGAGCGTTCCCGCCTGCGTGGCAGCATCGTGGCGACACCACGGGTGGATCTGGTCAGTCTGAGCAAGACCGATACCCGGGGTGTGTTACTGATGGCGCCCGTGTACTCGCCGGTTGCCGCCATTGATGCTCCCACTCCGGTCTTGCGCGGCTTTGTCATGGCAATCATCAGCCTCGATCAAATGATGAACGAGGGGTTGCCCAGTCAGGACAATCTGGCCATGAGCATGCTCGACTTGAGTTCGGCCGGTGAGCCCGATCTGTTGTACCGTTCCGCAGGTGTGGCGGCCGAGAGTGATTTGCATCTCAGCACTCTGCTGAGCATGGGCGATCGTGATTATTTGCTTGAGGTTCGTCCCACTGACGCCTTCATGCTGAGCAGTCCGCCGATGGCCGGCAGCCTGGCTTTGCTGGGTGGTCTCCTGAGCCTGATGCTCAGTGCCTTGCTTTACAGCCTTGTCAGCCAGCGCCAGCGAGCTTTGCACATGGTTGAGCAGCGGACCCGCGAGTTGCGTCAGCGCGAACAGCAATTGCGCGTGACCCACGGACAACTGCGCAATGTGCTCAACTCCGCGACTGAAGTGGCGATCATTGCCACTGATCTCAACGGCGTCATCACGACCTTCAACGTCGGTGCGCAGAAAATGCTGGGCTACACGGATGAAGAAGTGCTTGGCACATTCAAGCTCAAGGATCTGCATCGGTTATCGGAACTCGAAGCTCATGCCAAGGGGTTGAGTGAGCTTCATGGACGCCCGATTACCGCGGCCCAGGCCATGTTCGTCGATGCCACGCAAGAGGGTAGCCATCCTTCCCGGGAGTGGACCTTCCTGCGACGCGATGGCAGCACGCTGGTGGTGAACATGCTGATCACGGCGGTGCGAGACGATCAGGAGCAATGGATCGGTTACCTGGCTGTCTGCCTCGATATCACCGAGCACAAGCGTGTCTACGAGGCGCTTGAAGCACGTGACCAGTTGCTGAAGAAACTCAGCTCCCAGGTACCGGGCGGTATATATCAGTATCGCCAGGATGCCGATGGCAGTTCACGTTTCACCTACGCCAGTGTCGGCATGTGCGAGCTCTTTGAGCTGACCGAAGAAGAGTTGCTCAAGGATGCCGAGGTTCTGCTCAGGCGTACGCATCCTGCCGATATCGTGCGTCTGCGCGATTCAATCCGTATCAGTGCCGAGCAGTCCTCGCCCTGGAGCGAGGAATATCGCATCGAGCTGCCACGCAAGGGGCTGCGCTGGGTGCGAGGTGCCGCCACGCTGGAGCGTCTGCCCGATGGCAGCGTGCTCTGGCATGGATTCATCTCGGATATCTCCGATCTCAAACGGGTCGAGCAGGAGTTGCGGGCACTGTCGGTGACTGACGTACTGACCGGTGCCTATAACCGTCGTTACTTTCAGGACAGGTTGCAGTCCGAACTGGCGCGCATCAATCGGCACGGCGGTTACTTGTCGGTCATCATGCTGGATATCGACCACTTCAAGCGCTTCAACGACAAGTACGGGCATGCGGTCGGCGACTCGGTGCTTCAGGCCATTTCCAAAAAGATCAGCCAGCGGCTGCGCTGTGATGATGTGTTTTGCCGTATCGGCGGGGAAGAGTTCGTCGTGTTGTGCCCTGGGGCTCAGGCACCGCAAGCCTACCAACTGGCTCTCGGTTTGCGCGAGGCCTTGCGCAGCAAGCCGCTGGATACGGTCGGGCAGGTCACTGCCAGTTTCGGTATCGCCAGTTGGCGGCCGGGAGAGAGCGTGGATGCGCTGCTGTTGAGGGCTGACTCGGGGGTTTATGCTGCCAAGCTGGCGGGCAGGGACCGGGTCGAGCCGGAACTCGACTAA
- the rmf gene encoding ribosome modulation factor gives MRRLKRDPLERAFLRGYQYGVTGKSRELCPFTLPSVRQAWINGWREGRGDNWDGMTGTAGIHRLNELHAVG, from the coding sequence ATGAGAAGACTTAAGCGTGATCCGTTGGAAAGAGCATTTTTGCGCGGATATCAATACGGCGTTACTGGTAAATCCCGTGAGCTTTGCCCTTTTACTCTACCGTCAGTACGCCAGGCATGGATCAATGGTTGGCGAGAAGGACGTGGCGACAACTGGGACGGTATGACCGGCACTGCGGGAATCCACAGACTCAACGAACTTCACGCGGTCGGATAA
- a CDS encoding nitrate reductase, with protein MIEVPTQTTQITASTCCYCGVGCGVLIEHDGQNILGVSGDPQHPANFGKLCSKGSTLHLTGDLSARALHPQLRLSKSLARSNTDWDTALEHAANVFADTIKEHGPDSVAFYISGQLLTEDYYAFNKLARALVGTNNIDSNSRLCMSSAVVGYKRSLGADAPPCSYEDIELSDCVMIVGSNMAYAHPVLFRRLEEARNRRPEMKIIVIDPRRTDTCELADLHLAIQPGTDVALFHGILHLLINEGFTDRSFIDAHTQGYAELENLVRNYPPETVAETCGISIEDLRACARWIGLAPGFLSLWCMGLNQSTAGSAKNSALINLHLATGQIGRPGAGPFSLTGQPNAMGGRETGSLSNLLPGHREAANAEHRAEVAEYWGVDTLPVTPGLPAIDLFEQLRTGKVKALWIACTNPAQSLPDQQRIKEALSTCPFVVLQEAFQTTETARFADLLLPAASWGEKEGTVTNSERRISNVRKAIPAPGLARPDWAITVDFAQRLERRLRPGTPALFDFTSPDQLFDEYKVLTQGRDLDMSGIDRDLIDRLGPQQWPFPQGARGGTARLYSDGVFPTASGRAQFVCDAYVAAKELPDAQYPLTLNTGRLRDQWHGMSRTGTAARLFGHVSEAMLGLHPQEMQRYGLESGDLVHLHSRRGDLVVPVSSDDGVRPGQAFLPMHWGDRFLKGGINVLTQPAFDPLSKQPELKHSGVRLEKADLPWQFFALIEGDVQSHLTALRPLFDTFAYVSLGLIGRERPALVIRAANLRAPEHSLLEDIDRLLGLNEGPVMAYDDPKRAIGKRIRLDDGHITALRLAGETLAQHWLQNLWLQGRVDEQLRRWMLAPISREPGKNASQARDRILCNCKNVSQSAIMKGIDNGLDLNQLKTQLGCATQCGSCVPEIKRLISAVVLTD; from the coding sequence ATGATAGAAGTCCCGACCCAGACCACACAGATCACTGCCTCCACCTGCTGCTACTGCGGCGTTGGCTGCGGCGTGCTGATCGAACATGACGGACAGAACATTCTCGGAGTCAGTGGCGACCCGCAACATCCGGCCAACTTCGGCAAGCTGTGCAGCAAAGGCTCGACCCTGCACCTGACCGGCGACCTGTCGGCACGGGCGCTTCATCCTCAACTGCGCCTGAGCAAAAGCCTGGCCCGCAGCAACACCGACTGGGATACGGCTCTGGAACATGCCGCGAATGTCTTCGCCGATACCATCAAGGAGCACGGCCCCGACAGTGTGGCGTTCTATATTTCGGGGCAATTGCTGACCGAGGATTACTACGCCTTCAACAAGCTGGCCAGGGCACTGGTGGGCACCAATAACATCGACAGCAATTCCCGGCTGTGCATGTCTTCGGCCGTGGTGGGCTACAAGCGCAGCCTGGGCGCCGATGCGCCGCCGTGCAGTTACGAAGACATCGAGCTGAGCGATTGCGTGATGATTGTCGGCAGCAATATGGCCTACGCCCACCCGGTCCTGTTCCGACGACTGGAAGAAGCCAGGAACCGTCGGCCCGAGATGAAAATCATCGTGATAGACCCCAGGCGCACAGATACCTGTGAACTGGCGGACTTGCACCTGGCCATTCAGCCAGGCACTGACGTTGCGCTGTTTCACGGCATCCTGCATCTGCTGATTAACGAAGGCTTCACCGATCGCAGCTTCATCGACGCCCACACCCAAGGCTATGCAGAACTGGAAAACCTGGTTCGGAACTACCCGCCAGAGACCGTCGCCGAAACCTGCGGTATCTCCATCGAAGACCTGCGCGCCTGCGCCCGCTGGATTGGCCTGGCTCCTGGCTTCCTGTCGCTCTGGTGCATGGGGTTGAACCAGTCCACAGCCGGTAGCGCCAAGAACAGCGCGTTGATCAACCTGCATCTGGCCACCGGCCAGATCGGCCGCCCCGGCGCAGGCCCCTTCTCGCTCACTGGCCAGCCCAACGCCATGGGCGGCCGTGAAACCGGCAGCCTGTCCAACCTGCTGCCAGGCCATCGCGAAGCCGCCAATGCCGAGCATCGCGCCGAGGTCGCCGAATACTGGGGGGTCGATACGCTGCCGGTCACTCCCGGGCTGCCTGCCATAGATCTGTTCGAGCAACTGCGCACAGGCAAGGTCAAAGCGCTATGGATCGCCTGCACCAACCCGGCCCAATCGCTGCCCGATCAGCAAAGGATCAAAGAGGCTCTGAGTACATGTCCGTTCGTGGTATTGCAGGAAGCTTTCCAGACCACTGAAACCGCACGTTTCGCCGACCTGCTGCTGCCCGCCGCCAGTTGGGGAGAAAAGGAAGGCACCGTCACCAACTCGGAACGACGCATCTCCAACGTGCGCAAGGCCATTCCCGCTCCGGGCCTGGCACGCCCCGACTGGGCAATCACCGTGGATTTCGCGCAACGCCTGGAACGCAGGCTGCGACCCGGTACTCCTGCCCTCTTCGACTTCACCAGCCCTGATCAGCTATTCGATGAATACAAGGTTCTGACACAGGGCCGCGATCTGGATATGTCCGGCATCGACCGCGACCTTATCGACCGCCTCGGCCCACAGCAATGGCCTTTCCCCCAAGGCGCTCGCGGGGGTACCGCCCGCCTCTACAGTGACGGTGTATTCCCGACGGCTTCGGGTCGAGCGCAGTTTGTCTGCGATGCTTATGTCGCCGCCAAAGAGCTGCCCGATGCGCAGTATCCACTGACGCTCAATACCGGCCGACTGCGCGATCAATGGCACGGCATGAGCCGTACCGGCACGGCCGCCCGCCTGTTTGGCCATGTCAGTGAAGCCATGCTGGGCCTGCACCCACAAGAAATGCAACGCTATGGACTGGAGTCAGGTGACCTGGTTCATCTGCATAGCCGTCGTGGCGATCTGGTGGTGCCCGTCAGCAGCGATGACGGCGTTCGTCCGGGTCAGGCATTCCTGCCCATGCATTGGGGCGACCGGTTTCTCAAGGGCGGCATCAACGTACTGACTCAACCCGCCTTTGACCCGCTCTCCAAGCAACCGGAACTCAAACATTCCGGGGTACGCCTCGAGAAAGCAGACTTGCCCTGGCAATTCTTCGCGTTGATCGAAGGTGATGTGCAAAGCCACCTGACGGCGCTTCGTCCGCTGTTTGACACATTTGCCTATGTCAGCCTGGGTCTGATCGGTCGCGAGCGCCCTGCACTCGTGATAAGGGCAGCCAATCTCCGGGCACCGGAGCATTCGCTGCTGGAAGACATTGATCGCCTGCTGGGCCTCAATGAAGGTCCGGTCATGGCCTACGACGATCCCAAACGTGCCATCGGCAAGCGGATCCGCCTCGATGACGGCCACATCACCGCCTTGCGCCTGGCAGGAGAAACCCTCGCTCAGCACTGGCTGCAGAATCTGTGGCTACAAGGTCGGGTAGACGAGCAACTGCGCCGCTGGATGCTGGCTCCGATCAGCAGGGAACCGGGCAAAAATGCCTCTCAGGCCCGCGACAGGATCCTCTGCAACTGCAAGAACGTCAGCCAGAGTGCAATCATGAAAGGAATAGACAACGGCCTGGATTTGAACCAGCTTAAAACACAGCTCGGTTGCGCAACCCAGTGCGGCTCATGTGTGCCGGAAATAAAAAGGCTGATAAGCGCTGTGGTACTGACGGATTGA
- a CDS encoding YggL 50S ribosome-binding family protein, with product MATNRSRRLRKKLCVDEFQELGFELNLEFKEDLDDEAVDAFLDAFLTEAMDANGLDYVGGDDYGLVCLADRGSVTEEQRAAVEAWLKGRSEVVKVEVSPLLDAWYPEKPINPAA from the coding sequence ATGGCCACTAACCGCTCCCGTCGTCTGCGCAAAAAGCTCTGTGTGGACGAGTTCCAGGAATTGGGCTTCGAGCTCAATCTGGAATTCAAAGAAGATCTGGATGACGAGGCTGTTGATGCCTTCCTGGACGCTTTCCTGACAGAAGCCATGGACGCGAACGGTCTGGACTACGTTGGCGGCGATGACTACGGTCTGGTTTGCCTGGCTGATCGCGGTTCGGTCACCGAAGAGCAACGCGCTGCTGTAGAAGCATGGCTCAAAGGCCGCAGCGAAGTGGTCAAGGTTGAAGTCAGCCCGCTGCTGGACGCCTGGTATCCAGAAAAGCCGATCAACCCGGCGGCGTGA